A part of Actinomycetota bacterium genomic DNA contains:
- a CDS encoding IS481 family transposase, producing MSKNRVIVEAVLAGQSHGAVARQYGISTAWVGKLVARWRAGGWDAVEKQSTRPKSNPNAASAATIEAIIALRGDLSAAGLDAGPHTIAVHLQRQGHSVPSVTTIWRILNRAGLITPEPRKRPRRTYIRFESDLPNECWQSGFTHWPLADGTDTEILSFIDDHSRYAISITAHRVVTGPIVLAAFRAAIDTHGIPASTWTDNGMVFTIRLRGGRNGFERELVILGVQQKNGRPNHPQTQGKVERFQQTLKKWLRAQPPAPTLTDLQTQLDAFTHDYNHNRPHRSLHKHTPAQAYNARAKATPAGRDGHWRIRHDKIDATGAVSLRHASRLHHIGLGTQHAGTPVRILIHDLHVTVVNADTGEIMRDFTLDPDRNYQPRGLKPGPPKGSPQRGGRRKKQPPK from the coding sequence ATGTCCAAGAACAGGGTCATCGTTGAGGCAGTGCTTGCTGGTCAGTCCCATGGGGCGGTCGCACGGCAGTATGGAATCTCCACGGCCTGGGTCGGCAAGCTCGTGGCCAGGTGGCGGGCCGGTGGTTGGGACGCGGTCGAGAAGCAATCCACCAGACCGAAGTCGAACCCGAACGCCGCCTCCGCGGCGACGATCGAGGCGATCATTGCGCTGCGTGGTGATCTGAGCGCTGCTGGTCTTGATGCTGGACCGCACACCATCGCGGTCCACCTGCAACGCCAAGGACACAGCGTTCCGTCGGTCACCACGATATGGCGGATCCTGAATCGCGCGGGCCTGATCACACCCGAGCCACGCAAGCGCCCACGCAGGACATACATTCGCTTTGAGTCTGACCTGCCTAATGAGTGCTGGCAATCCGGCTTCACTCACTGGCCGTTGGCTGATGGAACCGACACTGAGATCTTGTCCTTCATCGATGACCACTCCCGCTACGCGATCAGCATCACCGCCCACCGCGTGGTCACAGGTCCCATCGTGCTGGCCGCGTTTCGCGCCGCGATCGATACCCACGGGATCCCCGCATCCACGTGGACTGACAACGGAATGGTCTTCACCATCCGGCTACGTGGGGGCCGCAACGGCTTTGAACGCGAACTGGTCATCTTGGGAGTCCAGCAAAAGAACGGACGACCAAACCACCCGCAGACCCAGGGCAAAGTCGAACGCTTCCAGCAGACGTTGAAGAAATGGCTACGCGCCCAACCACCGGCCCCGACCCTGACTGACCTGCAAACCCAACTCGATGCTTTCACCCATGACTACAACCACAACCGGCCACACCGCTCCCTGCATAAGCACACCCCAGCCCAGGCCTACAACGCTCGAGCCAAAGCAACACCGGCCGGTCGCGACGGTCACTGGCGCATCCGACACGACAAGATCGACGCCACCGGAGCCGTCAGCTTGCGTCACGCATCACGACTGCACCACATCGGCCTGGGAACCCAGCACGCAGGAACACCCGTGCGCATCTTGATCCACGACCTGCACGTCACCGTCGTCAACGCCGACACCGGAGAAATCATGCGCGACTTCACCCTGGATCCTGACCGCA
- a CDS encoding GGDEF domain-containing protein — protein MRDVEVEVEAEKELLRRAIYDDLTGALKRDEAILRLTALSSGERRSDHSSAILFVDVDEFKTVNDSLGHSAGDAVLIAVTNRIRSCIRAGDLLARMGGDEFLVVLDGVENLTEATTIAEKVRLSAAEPVTISGQEAHATLSIGVTIMSAGEDIDAMIARADSAMYAAKRHGRNRVVPVNK, from the coding sequence ATGCGCGACGTTGAAGTCGAAGTAGAAGCCGAAAAGGAATTGCTTCGCCGAGCGATCTACGACGACCTCACGGGCGCCCTGAAGCGAGACGAAGCAATCCTCCGGTTGACGGCCCTCAGCAGTGGAGAGCGGCGCTCCGACCACAGTTCTGCCATTCTGTTCGTCGATGTAGACGAATTCAAAACAGTAAACGACAGCCTCGGACACTCCGCTGGTGACGCCGTCCTCATCGCCGTGACGAATCGAATCCGCTCGTGTATTCGAGCTGGTGATCTCTTAGCCAGGATGGGTGGCGATGAGTTTCTGGTCGTCCTCGATGGCGTAGAAAATCTAACCGAGGCGACGACCATAGCTGAGAAAGTTCGCCTGAGCGCCGCCGAACCCGTCACTATTTCGGGCCAGGAAGCTCACGCCACACTCAGCATTGGGGTCACCATCATGAGCGCGGGCGAGGACATCGACGCGATGATCGCCCGCGCCGACTCGGCCATGTATGCCGCAAAGCGCCACGGACGCAATCGAGTCGTGCCCGTCAACAAGTGA